CCATGGACGTCCGCCACATCATGCTGGCCCCCCCTTATAATCCCGCTAAGGATTTTACTTTTCTCATGGTCTACGGCAATTATGTGGGCGGCATTTGCGTCCTGAAGGAGTCTCCCTTTAAAACCCTCAACGATTTACTGGACCACGCCCGAAAGAACCCGGGATCGCTCTCCTACAGCTCCTCGGGGATCGGCGCCAACCAGCAACTCGCCGTGGATTATCTGGCCAAGCAGGCCAAAGTGAGTTTTAAACACGTGCCTTTCAAGGGAGGGGCTCCAGCCAGCACCGCTCTGATCGGGAAGCACGTGGATTTTACCGCGGGGGCCGGAATCCATCTAAACTACGTGAAACAGGGAATTTTCCGCATGCTGGCGGTCACGAGCGCTGAGCAGAGGGATCCCGAATTTCCAGATGTTCCCTCACTCAAGGACTTGGGGTATCAGGATCTTCCTCCCCAACAATATTTGCTTCTCGCCCCCAAAGGGCTTCCAGCCCCGATTTCCAAGAAACTGGAGGACAGTTTCCGCCAGGCCGTGCATTCTGCAGAATTCAAAAAAGTAATGAAGAATTTATCTGTCCCCTTTTCCTTCAAA
This portion of the Deltaproteobacteria bacterium genome encodes:
- a CDS encoding tripartite tricarboxylate transporter substrate binding protein, translating into MRSQKNILRGIMVPFLFLFTLFCPLIGFSQDFPTKPITIYCGFEAGATTDLTARALAEAGQKILGVPVVVENKAGGGSTVAASLVASKKPDGYTLAVVASSAMDVRHIMLAPPYNPAKDFTFLMVYGNYVGGICVLKESPFKTLNDLLDHARKNPGSLSYSSSGIGANQQLAVDYLAKQAKVSFKHVPFKGGAPASTALIGKHVDFTAGAGIHLNYVKQGIFRMLAVTSAEQRDPEFPDVPSLKDLGYQDLPPQQYLLLAPKGLPAPISKKLEDSFRQAVHSAEFKKVMKNLSVPFSFKDRRQLEADFPGTYKFYADLLKEIGIKTKE